Proteins co-encoded in one Dryobates pubescens isolate bDryPub1 chromosome 4, bDryPub1.pri, whole genome shotgun sequence genomic window:
- the TFPI2 gene encoding tissue factor pathway inhibitor 2 isoform X1, with protein sequence MAAGRRLPLSALLLPLACAALAPRTLTEKQLACLLPPDDGPCRAMVPRWYYDRYTQSCQEFTYGGCHGNANNFLTLDDCEKRCWTIKKVPKICRMEADGGPCRSHLRRYAFNLSSMRCEEFIYGGCYGNANNFRDLQSCVDHCLPEKTGPLLCYSPKDEGLCSSSVSRYYYDSKTKSCKEFKYSGCGGNANNFVTEADCYNVCRKAGTQKPRIYRPTNAFRRKAMIKLIKKPQMYNPKS encoded by the exons ATGGCCGCCGGCCGCCGGCTGCCGCTGTCCgcactgctgctgccgctggccTGCGCCGCTCTGGCCCCTCGTACCCTCACAG AGAAGCAGctggcctgcctgctgccccccgaCGACGGGCCCTGCCGGGCCATGGTGCCGCGCTGGTACTACGACAGGTACACGCAGAGCTGCCAGGAGTTCACCTATGGAGGCTGCCACGGCAACGCCAACAACTTCCTTACCCTCGACGACTGCGAGAAGAGATGCTGGACCATAAAGA AAGTGCCCAAAATCTGCCGGATGGAGGCTGACGGAGGACCTTGCAGGAGTCATCTAAGAAGATATGCCTTTAACTTGAGCTCGATGAGATGTGAGGAGTTCATCTATGGTGGCTGCTATGGAAATGCCAACAACTTCAGAGATTTGCAGTCTTGTGTGGACCACTGTCTGCCAGAGAAAA ctggtcCCTTGCTATGCTACAGCCCAAAGGATGAAGGTCTGTGCTCTTCTTCTGTGTCTCGCTATTACTATGACAGCAAGACCAAGTCATGCAAGGAGTTCAAATACAGTGGCTGCGGTGGAAACGCCAACAACTTTGTCACTGAAGCTGACTGCTACAACGTCTGCAGGAAAG CAGGGACTCAGAAACCAAGAATCTACAGGCCAACCAATGCATTCCGCAGAAAAGCAATGATCAAACTGATTAAAAAGCCTCAGATGTACAACCCAAAGTCTTAA
- the TFPI2 gene encoding tissue factor pathway inhibitor 2 isoform X2, which produces MAAGRRLPLSALLLPLACAALAPRTLTEKQLACLLPPDDGPCRAMVPRWYYDRYTQSCQEFTYGGCHGNANNFLTLDDCEKRCWTIKKVPKICRMEADGGPCRSHLRRYAFNLSSMRCEEFIYGGCYGNANNFRDLQSCVDHCLPEKTGPLLCYSPKDEGLCSSSVSRYYYDSKTKSCKEFKYSGCGGNANNFVTEADCYNVCRKGTQKPRIYRPTNAFRRKAMIKLIKKPQMYNPKS; this is translated from the exons ATGGCCGCCGGCCGCCGGCTGCCGCTGTCCgcactgctgctgccgctggccTGCGCCGCTCTGGCCCCTCGTACCCTCACAG AGAAGCAGctggcctgcctgctgccccccgaCGACGGGCCCTGCCGGGCCATGGTGCCGCGCTGGTACTACGACAGGTACACGCAGAGCTGCCAGGAGTTCACCTATGGAGGCTGCCACGGCAACGCCAACAACTTCCTTACCCTCGACGACTGCGAGAAGAGATGCTGGACCATAAAGA AAGTGCCCAAAATCTGCCGGATGGAGGCTGACGGAGGACCTTGCAGGAGTCATCTAAGAAGATATGCCTTTAACTTGAGCTCGATGAGATGTGAGGAGTTCATCTATGGTGGCTGCTATGGAAATGCCAACAACTTCAGAGATTTGCAGTCTTGTGTGGACCACTGTCTGCCAGAGAAAA ctggtcCCTTGCTATGCTACAGCCCAAAGGATGAAGGTCTGTGCTCTTCTTCTGTGTCTCGCTATTACTATGACAGCAAGACCAAGTCATGCAAGGAGTTCAAATACAGTGGCTGCGGTGGAAACGCCAACAACTTTGTCACTGAAGCTGACTGCTACAACGTCTGCAGGAAAG GGACTCAGAAACCAAGAATCTACAGGCCAACCAATGCATTCCGCAGAAAAGCAATGATCAAACTGATTAAAAAGCCTCAGATGTACAACCCAAAGTCTTAA